From ANME-2 cluster archaeon, one genomic window encodes:
- a CDS encoding PIN domain-containing protein yields MLFIDTSAFLALANDRDTYYKAARRLLMDLQKGRLRPSRLITSDYIIGETLTRIRFKVGHTQAVSWSRNIHSSNIIELMRVDKTLYEDALAIFEKYHDKQLSFTDCTSFALMKSMGIDDVFTFDEDFRKMGFNSIP; encoded by the coding sequence GTGCTTTTCATAGACACGTCTGCATTTCTGGCACTGGCGAATGACAGGGACACCTACTACAAAGCAGCCCGGCGTTTACTGATGGACTTGCAAAAAGGGAGATTGAGACCTTCCAGATTGATCACATCTGATTATATCATAGGTGAGACTTTGACCCGAATCAGGTTCAAGGTAGGCCATACACAGGCTGTCAGCTGGAGCCGGAACATCCATAGTTCTAACATTATCGAGTTGATGAGAGTTGACAAAACCCTCTATGAGGATGCACTGGCCATATTTGAGAAATATCATGACAAACAATTGAGCTTTACTGATTGTACCAGTTTTGCATTGATGAAAAGCATGGGTATTGATGATGTTTTCACCTTTGACGAAGATTTCAGGAAAATGGGATTTAATAGTATACCATAA
- a CDS encoding cyclic 2,3-diphosphoglycerate synthase has product MSKNPIKVLIMGAAGRDFHNFNVYFRHNTAYHVVAFTATQIPDIEGRTYPAALAGERYPDGIPIYPETELADLIHSHSIDLVVFAYSDVPYQYVMSKGAIVNAAGADFIMLGPDYTMIGSRKPVISVCAVRTGSGKTSVSKKICQILRKLGKTSSVVRHPMPYGDLAKQAVQRFSSYRDLDEMDTTIEEREEYETHIDAGCTVFAGVDYEKILRRAEAEADVVVWDGGNNDFPFFKPDLSIVVADPHRAGDGLTYYPGEINLRMADVVVINKQDTAELENIELVRRIIMEVNPDAKIIDSASPITVEHPEMIKGKRVLVVEDGPTLTHGGMKYGAGTIGAKKAGAREIVDPRPYTVGTITETFRKYPGTGALLPAMGYSPRQVSDLEETINRVDCDAVVIGTPIDLSRIITINKPATRVRYEIKEIGEITLEMIVREFLEKVGA; this is encoded by the coding sequence ATGAGTAAGAATCCAATAAAAGTTTTAATAATGGGAGCAGCGGGTCGGGATTTCCACAATTTCAACGTATATTTCAGGCACAATACTGCCTACCATGTAGTAGCGTTCACTGCCACGCAGATACCGGACATCGAGGGCAGGACATACCCGGCTGCCCTTGCGGGTGAGCGGTATCCTGATGGTATCCCCATATACCCGGAAACTGAACTTGCCGACCTGATCCATTCACATTCCATTGACCTGGTTGTGTTCGCTTATAGCGATGTGCCATATCAATATGTTATGTCAAAGGGTGCCATTGTCAATGCTGCTGGTGCGGATTTTATCATGCTGGGACCCGATTACACTATGATCGGGAGCCGCAAACCTGTGATATCGGTATGCGCGGTGCGTACAGGTAGCGGCAAGACCTCGGTGAGCAAGAAAATATGCCAGATACTGCGCAAGCTTGGCAAAACATCATCGGTGGTCAGGCATCCCATGCCCTACGGGGACCTGGCAAAACAGGCAGTGCAGCGGTTTTCATCGTACAGGGACCTGGATGAAATGGACACTACCATTGAGGAGCGGGAGGAATATGAAACCCATATTGATGCGGGATGTACGGTATTCGCAGGTGTGGATTATGAAAAGATACTGCGCAGGGCAGAGGCAGAGGCGGATGTCGTGGTATGGGACGGAGGTAACAATGATTTCCCGTTCTTCAAACCTGACCTGAGCATCGTGGTTGCGGACCCCCACAGGGCAGGGGACGGACTCACCTATTATCCAGGTGAGATAAATTTGCGGATGGCCGATGTAGTGGTGATCAATAAACAGGATACTGCCGAGCTGGAAAATATCGAGCTGGTGCGCCGCATCATTATGGAGGTCAATCCAGATGCGAAGATCATTGATTCTGCCTCCCCCATCACGGTGGAACATCCTGAGATGATCAAAGGAAAACGGGTGCTGGTGGTGGAGGACGGGCCTACCCTTACCCATGGTGGCATGAAATACGGTGCCGGTACCATTGGTGCTAAAAAGGCGGGAGCCCGGGAGATAGTTGATCCCAGGCCGTATACGGTGGGTACCATTACCGAGACCTTCAGGAAATACCCGGGAACCGGGGCGCTGCTGCCTGCCATGGGTTACAGTCCCAGGCAGGTAAGCGACCTGGAAGAGACCATTAACAGGGTTGATTGCGATGCTGTGGTCATCGGGACACCTATTGACCTGAGCCGGATCATCACTATTAATAAACCGGCGACAAGGGTGCGCTACGAGATAAAAGAGATAGGCGAGATTACGCTGGAAATGATAGTCAGGGAGTTCCTGGAAAAGGTGGGCGCGTGA
- the arcC gene encoding carbamate kinase: protein MSLIVAALGGNAIIKPGQKGTIREQFDNTFESMGYIAHLVRAGHRVVLTHGNGPQVGFIMIQVEAARGKVPYVPLNVDVAQSQGSMGYMIAQSLVNQLKDHHLNTRVAPVVTQVLVDPRDPAFGHPTKPVGPFYDRAHVEELERFGHVMVEDSGRGWRRVVPSPMPVGIVELEVIKELVRDGVIVVACGGGGIPVVEEDGDLKGVDAVIDKDLASGLLARELGADVVMFLTTVDKVCLNYNTPGQVELDRLTVEEARRYLAEGQFPPGSMGPKIQAAVEFVEQGGERAVVCRPEGVVEALEGKGGTVIVGR from the coding sequence GTGAGTCTCATAGTCGCCGCGCTTGGTGGTAATGCCATTATCAAGCCGGGGCAGAAAGGCACGATAAGGGAGCAGTTCGACAACACGTTCGAATCCATGGGTTATATCGCTCATCTGGTGCGGGCGGGCCACCGGGTCGTGCTGACACACGGGAACGGGCCCCAGGTGGGTTTCATCATGATACAGGTGGAGGCGGCCCGCGGAAAGGTGCCGTATGTGCCACTGAACGTGGACGTAGCCCAGTCCCAGGGGAGCATGGGATACATGATCGCCCAGAGCCTGGTGAACCAGTTGAAGGACCACCACCTCAATACGAGGGTGGCCCCGGTGGTCACGCAGGTGCTGGTGGACCCCCGTGACCCTGCGTTCGGGCATCCGACCAAGCCTGTGGGGCCGTTCTATGACCGGGCACATGTGGAGGAACTTGAACGCTTCGGCCATGTTATGGTGGAGGACAGCGGGCGGGGATGGCGGAGGGTGGTACCCTCACCCATGCCCGTGGGTATCGTTGAATTGGAGGTCATTAAGGAACTCGTCCGGGACGGTGTTATCGTGGTGGCCTGCGGGGGCGGGGGTATTCCTGTGGTCGAGGAGGATGGCGACCTGAAAGGGGTGGATGCGGTGATCGATAAGGACCTGGCATCCGGTTTGCTGGCACGGGAGCTCGGGGCGGATGTGGTGATGTTCCTGACCACGGTGGATAAGGTGTGCCTGAATTATAATACGCCAGGGCAGGTTGAACTGGACAGGCTGACCGTGGAGGAGGCGCGCCGCTACCTGGCAGAGGGGCAGTTCCCGCCCGGGAGCATGGGGCCAAAGATACAGGCTGCGGTGGAGTTTGTGGAGCAGGGGGGAGAGCGGGCGGTTGTGTGCAGGCCTGAAGGTGTGGTCGAGGCGCTGGAGGGGAAGGGCGGGACTGTGATTGTTGGGAGATAG
- a CDS encoding hydrophobe/amphiphile efflux-3 (HAE3) family transporter, producing MAVIIALIFASQVQMVTSSETFFPETSAAYNNFKAYQKDFGTDTVFVMVRSEDVLEPSVFDYLARLEIQLQGLEYVISTNSAAGRVTTKETSSHKSLLTAYDDGRLQGMVPRRDTALIIVEVPELEQPGAIAVDMQNAIDFVERPPGVTVEASGGPMLDYQLGRIMGMSMGMMFTVALVLMVLILFIFFRTVVRGRYILFLPLLAVTLALAIAFGLMGVLEIPMSMILTGFLSVLIGLGIDYGIQVMARYEEERSKGLGVDEAIDVSITRMGKAVGLAIITTLIGFSSMYFANIPDLEYFGMAVSIGLILSYITAVWFIPAVLKLVDKGDSGYREPKSGILDRALERTARTSVKHPVLILLLILGVTLTGAAAYPKVDTLTDFYQYFPQDIQAIRFMEEMRELTGGTDTIVLVVRSDDVTSRKTLQEMLFLSEYLQAHEPSIKQTGSLASVLAIGGSLPENDDIPRMVDEMDPAQRRRLVNYPYTTLGVIDLTVEHLDGKRLDDTLNNIRSSIGFIQPDMDITITGEPLLNNKIGHTMTDGQMRMTLISFVFVFLAMLLIFGSVVRALIPMVPIIVVIAISGALMWLLGIPQTTLSISTNSIILGLGVDYSIHIMHRYKEERENGVNPHEAIQTSISRIGKAIVTSGLTTSGGFAAMILSPFPLMQWFGIIAFISILLILFLTLTMLPAMLILIDRPGANHLKYRIASSDNIL from the coding sequence GTGGCTGTGATAATTGCACTTATTTTTGCATCCCAGGTCCAGATGGTCACCAGTTCTGAGACATTCTTCCCGGAAACTAGTGCGGCATATAATAATTTCAAGGCCTACCAGAAAGACTTTGGCACTGATACGGTCTTTGTTATGGTCAGGAGCGAGGACGTGCTTGAACCCTCTGTTTTTGATTACCTTGCCCGACTGGAGATACAATTACAGGGACTGGAATATGTCATCTCAACAAATTCAGCTGCCGGTAGGGTTACAACAAAAGAAACATCCAGCCACAAATCGCTGCTGACAGCCTATGATGATGGTCGCCTGCAGGGAATGGTGCCCAGACGCGACACTGCCCTCATTATTGTCGAAGTTCCTGAACTGGAACAGCCGGGAGCCATTGCAGTTGATATGCAAAATGCCATTGATTTTGTTGAACGGCCCCCCGGGGTGACTGTAGAAGCCTCGGGCGGGCCCATGCTTGACTACCAGCTCGGGAGGATCATGGGCATGAGTATGGGCATGATGTTCACGGTGGCTCTTGTACTGATGGTACTCATATTGTTCATTTTTTTCAGGACTGTTGTACGGGGAAGGTACATACTATTCCTCCCACTCCTGGCGGTCACCCTGGCACTGGCAATAGCTTTCGGCCTCATGGGTGTGCTGGAAATACCCATGTCCATGATACTGACAGGTTTCCTCAGTGTATTGATAGGCCTGGGGATAGATTACGGTATCCAGGTCATGGCGAGGTACGAAGAGGAACGCTCAAAAGGGCTGGGCGTGGATGAGGCTATCGATGTCTCCATTACCCGCATGGGCAAGGCAGTGGGACTTGCGATCATCACCACTCTTATCGGTTTTAGCAGTATGTATTTCGCCAACATCCCTGACCTTGAGTATTTCGGCATGGCTGTATCCATCGGGCTTATCCTGTCGTATATCACTGCGGTCTGGTTCATCCCTGCGGTCCTGAAACTGGTAGACAAAGGTGATTCCGGATACAGAGAACCAAAGTCAGGGATACTGGACCGGGCACTTGAACGCACGGCCCGGACCTCGGTAAAACATCCGGTACTCATCCTGCTGCTTATCCTCGGCGTGACCCTTACCGGTGCTGCCGCGTATCCAAAGGTGGATACCCTTACCGATTTTTACCAGTACTTTCCCCAGGATATACAGGCTATCAGGTTCATGGAAGAAATGCGTGAACTGACCGGAGGTACTGATACGATCGTCCTGGTAGTAAGGTCCGACGACGTCACCTCAAGAAAAACATTGCAGGAAATGCTGTTTCTATCTGAATATCTACAGGCTCACGAACCAAGCATAAAGCAAACCGGCAGCCTTGCCTCGGTTCTGGCAATCGGGGGAAGCCTGCCGGAGAATGATGATATCCCCCGTATGGTCGATGAAATGGACCCTGCCCAGAGGCGAAGGCTGGTCAATTACCCGTACACCACCCTCGGGGTCATCGACCTGACCGTAGAACACCTGGACGGAAAACGGCTGGACGATACCCTGAACAATATCCGTTCGTCTATCGGGTTTATACAACCTGATATGGATATTACCATAACAGGAGAACCGTTACTGAACAACAAGATAGGCCATACTATGACCGACGGGCAGATGCGGATGACACTTATCAGTTTTGTGTTCGTGTTTTTAGCCATGTTATTGATATTCGGGTCAGTGGTACGGGCGCTTATCCCCATGGTCCCTATCATTGTGGTGATCGCCATAAGCGGTGCCCTGATGTGGCTGCTGGGTATTCCCCAGACCACCCTCAGTATCAGCACAAACAGTATCATCCTGGGCCTGGGTGTGGATTATTCCATCCACATCATGCATCGTTACAAAGAGGAAAGGGAAAACGGGGTCAATCCCCATGAGGCCATCCAGACCTCTATTTCAAGGATAGGCAAGGCCATCGTGACCTCGGGACTGACAACATCAGGCGGGTTTGCTGCCATGATTTTGTCTCCATTCCCGCTTATGCAATGGTTCGGTATCATTGCGTTCATTTCTATATTGCTGATACTCTTCCTGACGTTGACGATGCTGCCTGCCATGTTGATATTGATCGACAGGCCAGGGGCGAATCATTTGAAGTACAGGATAGCATCAAGCGATAACATTTTATGA
- the tnpA gene encoding IS200/IS605 family transposase — translation MSKELRHDRHTVSLLTDHRVFSQKYRGKVLVGDVAMVAEAIIWKTCVELNIEIIDMAVNPDHVHIFLKYPPKYSVRYISKMIKGRSSRVLRKEFPHLKEWCGDHLWAPSCYHGSVGNGWEIVEKYISAHNTYEHNRRQS, via the coding sequence ATGTCTAAGGAACTGAGGCATGACAGGCATACGGTATCTCTGCTCACTGACCATAGGGTGTTCAGCCAAAAGTATAGAGGTAAAGTACTGGTTGGTGATGTGGCTATGGTGGCTGAAGCGATAATCTGGAAGACCTGCGTTGAGTTAAATATCGAGATTATAGATATGGCGGTTAATCCAGATCATGTGCATATATTTCTGAAATATCCGCCAAAATATTCCGTACGTTATATATCAAAGATGATCAAAGGAAGAAGTAGCAGAGTGCTCAGGAAGGAATTTCCCCATTTAAAAGAATGGTGTGGTGACCATCTCTGGGCTCCGAGTTGTTACCACGGCTCTGTGGGCAATGGCTGGGAAATTGTTGAGAAGTATATCTCAGCACACAATACATATGAGCATAACAGGAGACAATCCTAA